From the genome of Deinococcus roseus, one region includes:
- a CDS encoding metallophosphoesterase, whose protein sequence is MKTPLIHLFTLSILAFSSAFAAQHSFIAIGDMPYGGKPEDHAKFQRVIDRINQIQPAFTVHIGDIKSGSTVCSDEALLKVKDMLNTISPALIYTPGDNEWTDCHREKAGKFNPLERLEFVRKNFFQNGMSLGVKPVKLESESENSQYSKFVENTRWNKDGVQYFTLHIIGSDNNLQRNLESAQEYFERNAANLAWLKDSFQKAATSNAKAVVLFLQADMLSVYSPGFTDTLAELKTQAAAFKKPVLLVHGDSHTFVIDRPFNTDADNTVPQLTRLQVPGDGRVYGIQVNIDTEDAGVFSFKPVVVLENQ, encoded by the coding sequence CCCTGATCCACCTGTTCACCCTGAGCATTCTGGCATTCAGCAGCGCGTTTGCAGCCCAGCATTCTTTCATTGCCATTGGCGACATGCCCTACGGCGGCAAACCCGAGGACCACGCCAAATTTCAGCGGGTGATCGACCGCATCAACCAGATCCAGCCCGCATTCACCGTGCACATCGGAGACATCAAGAGCGGATCCACCGTCTGCAGTGACGAGGCCCTCCTGAAGGTCAAAGACATGCTGAACACCATCTCCCCTGCCCTGATCTACACCCCCGGAGACAACGAGTGGACCGACTGCCACCGTGAAAAAGCAGGCAAATTCAACCCTCTGGAACGCCTGGAGTTTGTGCGCAAAAACTTCTTCCAGAACGGCATGAGCCTCGGGGTCAAGCCGGTCAAACTGGAAAGCGAATCTGAGAACAGCCAGTACAGCAAATTCGTGGAAAACACCCGCTGGAACAAAGACGGCGTGCAGTATTTCACCCTGCACATCATTGGCAGCGACAACAACCTGCAGCGCAATCTGGAATCTGCCCAGGAGTACTTCGAGCGCAACGCCGCAAACCTGGCCTGGCTGAAAGACTCCTTCCAGAAAGCCGCCACCAGCAACGCAAAAGCTGTGGTCCTGTTCCTGCAGGCAGACATGCTCAGTGTCTACAGCCCCGGCTTCACCGACACCCTGGCCGAACTGAAAACCCAGGCTGCAGCCTTCAAAAAACCTGTCTTGCTGGTGCACGGCGATTCCCACACCTTCGTGATTGACCGCCCCTTCAACACCGACGCAGACAACACCGTTCCTCAGCTCACCCGCCTGCAAGTGCCGGGAGATGGACGGGTGTACGGCATTCAGGTGAACATTGACACGGAAGATGCCGGGGTGTTCAGTTTCAAGCCTGTGGTGGTGCTGGAAAACCAGTAA
- a CDS encoding potassium channel family protein, whose translation MTMHNFYPLLGAILLFLLAWDVFATVFIPRGLSGPFTQNSHHLFWKLWHRLNNAGTQKARRRLSRLGPMLVVVTVLVWALLLWLGFALIFYPYAAGFHHGTHSPSNWITAVYVSGYSVTTLGVGDIVPTDGNMRILSVVAAGSGFILISIAVTYLLSFYAALGRVTALAYEIHRFLGKSDGFRPVDVVITAVTANCIEELTNWLADIGTKLSEVLMAEQQYTLLNYFHEPDDMALPMALTEVLELTTLCRSVLSPEAYPSLANGLVTAGTERLTRGYFEALARKFGGVVELHPEASQNRKMHFDHVRQELERAGVELRDPEEAWNIYNTMRQGWEIPCHTIRVLFGYPGFSGLELRVP comes from the coding sequence ATGACGATGCACAACTTTTATCCTCTGCTGGGAGCCATTCTTCTTTTTTTGCTGGCCTGGGACGTGTTTGCCACGGTGTTCATTCCCAGAGGCCTGTCGGGACCCTTCACCCAGAACAGCCACCACCTGTTCTGGAAACTCTGGCACCGACTGAACAATGCAGGCACCCAGAAAGCCAGAAGAAGGCTGTCCAGATTGGGTCCCATGCTGGTGGTGGTGACTGTGCTGGTTTGGGCCTTGCTGCTCTGGCTGGGTTTTGCCCTGATTTTTTATCCATACGCTGCAGGGTTTCACCATGGCACACATTCCCCCTCCAACTGGATCACCGCCGTGTACGTCAGTGGGTACAGTGTGACCACCCTGGGTGTCGGAGACATTGTGCCTACAGATGGCAACATGCGCATCCTGTCGGTGGTGGCTGCAGGAAGCGGCTTCATCCTGATCAGCATTGCCGTGACCTATTTGCTGTCTTTCTATGCTGCTCTGGGCAGGGTGACGGCCCTGGCCTACGAGATCCACCGTTTTCTGGGCAAATCAGATGGTTTCAGGCCTGTGGATGTGGTGATCACGGCGGTCACAGCCAATTGCATTGAGGAACTCACCAACTGGCTGGCAGACATCGGGACCAAACTCTCAGAGGTCCTGATGGCAGAGCAGCAGTACACCCTGCTGAATTACTTTCATGAACCCGATGACATGGCCCTCCCCATGGCCCTGACCGAGGTGCTGGAACTCACCACGCTCTGCCGTTCGGTGCTGTCTCCAGAGGCCTACCCCAGTCTGGCCAATGGGCTGGTGACCGCTGGAACAGAAAGGCTCACCAGAGGCTATTTTGAAGCCCTGGCCCGCAAGTTTGGAGGGGTGGTGGAATTGCATCCTGAGGCCAGCCAGAACCGAAAAATGCATTTTGACCATGTCAGGCAGGAGCTGGAAAGGGCAGGGGTTGAGCTCCGGGATCCCGAGGAGGCCTGGAACATCTACAACACCATGCGACAGGGGTGGGAAATCCCCTGCCACACCATTCGGGTGCTGTTTGGTTATCCGGGCTTTTCAGGGCTGGAATTGCGGGTTCCCTGA
- a CDS encoding MFS transporter — protein MSPALLSSRLAISVFFAVTGIAFANWVVRIPDVKAALHLSPGVLGLALLGGAIGSLCSMVFGGYLMARFGSKWVSTTSALLTCLSVILPGYAVDAWTLFGALFVYGAFNGLMDVSMNDQAALNEKQLGKSIMSSFHGVFSLGGVIGSVMGGWLSSQHIPVGLHLTYVGLFLAVVVLLGSRFLIPTPPHPEDAHSEPVFIRPAPSLWIIGIMAFCVMLGEGGMADWSSVYLRENLKASADQSATGYAAFSGLMMLGRFVGDSLINRFGSARVVGWGGGIMAAGLILGLLVNTLPAVVVGFACVGLGCSALFPCFLSTASRNPDMRPASAITAVSTMAYFGFLAGPPVLGLLAGQLGLKTALLLIAAAGLFVLFNHRKVQA, from the coding sequence ATGTCTCCTGCCCTGCTGTCTTCCCGTCTGGCCATCAGTGTTTTTTTTGCAGTGACCGGGATTGCCTTCGCCAACTGGGTGGTGCGCATTCCCGATGTGAAAGCTGCCCTGCACCTCTCACCGGGGGTGCTGGGTCTGGCCCTGCTGGGTGGGGCGATTGGGTCTCTGTGCAGCATGGTTTTTGGAGGCTACCTGATGGCCCGGTTTGGCAGCAAATGGGTGAGCACCACCTCTGCCCTGCTGACCTGCCTGTCGGTGATTTTGCCCGGGTACGCTGTGGATGCCTGGACCCTCTTTGGGGCACTTTTTGTGTATGGGGCGTTCAATGGCCTGATGGATGTCTCCATGAACGACCAGGCCGCCCTCAATGAAAAGCAGCTTGGAAAGAGCATCATGAGCTCCTTCCATGGGGTGTTCAGCCTGGGTGGGGTGATCGGGTCGGTGATGGGAGGATGGCTCAGCAGCCAGCACATTCCCGTGGGGCTTCACCTCACCTATGTGGGCCTCTTTCTGGCTGTTGTGGTGTTGCTGGGCAGCCGTTTCCTGATTCCCACCCCTCCCCATCCTGAAGATGCCCATTCAGAACCGGTGTTCATCCGACCTGCGCCTTCGCTGTGGATCATTGGCATCATGGCCTTCTGTGTGATGCTGGGTGAGGGGGGCATGGCCGACTGGAGTTCGGTGTACCTCAGGGAGAACCTGAAAGCCAGCGCAGACCAGAGTGCCACGGGTTACGCGGCTTTTTCGGGCCTGATGATGCTGGGGCGTTTTGTGGGGGACAGCCTGATCAACCGTTTTGGATCTGCACGGGTGGTGGGTTGGGGTGGAGGCATCATGGCAGCAGGTCTGATTCTGGGCCTGCTGGTGAACACCCTGCCTGCTGTGGTGGTGGGTTTTGCCTGTGTGGGCCTGGGGTGCTCTGCCCTCTTTCCCTGCTTTCTGTCCACAGCCAGCCGCAACCCGGACATGCGACCTGCCAGTGCCATCACTGCAGTGTCCACCATGGCCTATTTTGGCTTTCTGGCCGGGCCTCCTGTGCTGGGTCTGTTGGCCGGTCAACTGGGACTGAAAACAGCCCTGCTCCTGATTGCGGCAGCAGGGCTGTTTGTGCTGTTCAACCACCGAAAAGTTCAGGCCTGA
- a CDS encoding DUF5680 domain-containing protein: MNLETFIVQAKMHSCAGNGRKSLSYRPCSHDLQYQNGDYTYLDSYFGGRDFLGQEVVYYRHNPIWAMNYYGRIIKPDLLTPAEAASIIKTALTELYQEERFLGGFKCHHIWGLYIDTNAGSYEGFTGYEWIEVQGVKAYELHYHGGIIRHE; encoded by the coding sequence ATGAATCTGGAAACGTTTATTGTGCAGGCCAAAATGCACAGCTGCGCAGGAAACGGCAGGAAAAGCCTCTCCTACCGTCCCTGCTCCCATGACCTGCAATACCAGAACGGAGATTACACCTACCTCGACAGTTATTTCGGAGGACGGGATTTTCTGGGCCAGGAGGTGGTCTATTACCGCCACAACCCCATCTGGGCCATGAATTACTACGGACGCATCATCAAACCTGACCTGCTCACCCCGGCAGAAGCAGCTTCCATCATCAAAACCGCCCTGACTGAGCTTTATCAGGAAGAACGCTTTCTGGGCGGCTTCAAATGCCACCACATCTGGGGCCTGTACATCGACACCAACGCTGGAAGTTATGAAGGTTTTACAGGATACGAATGGATCGAAGTGCAGGGGGTCAAAGCCTACGAACTGCATTACCACGGGGGCATCATCCGACACGAGTGA
- the prfB gene encoding peptide chain release factor 2 (programmed frameshift) — translation MQEILDKLAALREYLDIPAKERRLRELEHELSNPELWNDQNRARQVTQESNALRKLTTTYNSLKSDAEGLSEMLEIASAEELEMLQEEVTSVEQRVDDLYKETLFTMKHSDTPAIVKVKSGAGGTESMDWAGMLMRMFIRWAERRGYKVDILDIQEGEQAGISSAEFIIRGEKAYGMMAPENGVHRLVRVSPFDSNNRRHTSFASVEVVPEVPEEEINIVIPDSEVRVDVYRSQGAGGQGVNTTDSAVRVTHLPTGTIVAIQVTRSQIKNREMAFQILKQRLYDQERKKREEEDAKARGEQRKIEWGSQIRSYVMDKQYIKDHRTGLMKHNPDDVMDGDLDDLMWAGLEWLAGKRTADEAGDDE, via the exons ATGCAAGAGATTCTTGACAAGTTAGCGGCCCTCCGGGAGTATCTT GACATTCCCGCGAAGGAACGCCGTTTAAGGGAGCTGGAACACGAGCTCTCCAACCCCGAGTTGTGGAACGACCAGAACCGTGCCCGTCAGGTCACGCAGGAATCCAACGCCCTGCGCAAACTGACCACCACCTACAACAGCCTGAAAAGCGATGCTGAAGGCCTCAGCGAAATGCTGGAAATTGCTTCTGCAGAAGAACTTGAAATGCTGCAGGAGGAAGTCACCAGCGTGGAGCAGCGCGTGGATGACCTCTACAAAGAGACCCTGTTCACCATGAAGCACTCGGACACCCCTGCCATCGTGAAAGTGAAATCCGGTGCGGGTGGCACGGAATCCATGGACTGGGCAGGCATGCTGATGCGCATGTTCATCCGCTGGGCCGAGCGCCGGGGCTACAAGGTGGACATCCTGGACATCCAGGAAGGCGAGCAGGCCGGGATTTCCAGTGCGGAATTCATCATCCGGGGCGAGAAAGCCTACGGCATGATGGCCCCCGAGAACGGAGTGCACCGTCTGGTGCGGGTCTCCCCTTTCGACAGCAACAACCGCCGCCACACCAGTTTTGCTTCTGTGGAAGTGGTCCCCGAGGTTCCTGAAGAGGAAATCAACATTGTGATCCCCGACAGTGAAGTGCGGGTGGATGTGTACCGTTCTCAGGGTGCCGGGGGTCAGGGCGTGAACACCACCGACTCCGCCGTCCGGGTGACCCACTTGCCCACGGGAACCATTGTCGCCATTCAGGTGACCCGTTCCCAGATCAAGAACCGCGAGATGGCCTTCCAGATCCTCAAACAGCGCCTCTACGATCAGGAACGCAAGAAGCGCGAGGAAGAAGATGCCAAAGCCCGTGGCGAACAGCGCAAGATCGAGTGGGGCAGCCAGATCCGCTCTTACGTGATGGACAAGCAGTACATCAAGGACCACCGCACAGGCCTGATGAAACACAACCCAGACGATGTCATGGACGGAGATCTGGACGACCTGATGTGGGCTGGCCTGGAATGGCTGGCTGGCAAACGCACTGCAGACGAAGCCGGAGACGACGAGTAA
- the recD2 gene encoding SF1B family DNA helicase RecD2 — MVDIGDQLQVTGKALKVRFRADTGFTILSANIKTEAGQDNDATLVGLMPPIDPGDPFEAELIVQEHPEYGYQYRVVNLYLKDDTADMTEEGMAAYLEAKVSGVGPKLSKRIVDFFGQQTFEVIELEPEKLLQVPGVTRSTIQKVQASWDERHGERKLITGLQSLGLSVSQAQRAMKQFGSMALEVLKNDIYAMTEVEGVGFQTADRLALEKGMQPTDPRRLMAAAVYAMQQAMQQAGHTYLPRNRALRGLKYYTGISEKLAETSLEDALDAARILQEGERVYLPFALKNEKALASTIAELLSEPPEAPWRVPKKAVKDLSDEQAKALELLADHRLVVLSGGPGTGKSYTTRKVVELAENLGLEVGLCAPTGKAARRLMEMTLHPASTIHRLLSYGPEGFRFGELEPLPYDLIIVDEISMCGDALMLALLTAVAPGARILLVGDADQLPPVDYGMPLSTLTQVAPTVWLTQIYRQAQDSPIIQAAHQIKSGNLPDFAHREFRHIPVESDTGARRVALLVDSLGGPRKVQVLTPMKKGPLGVVALNQALQAMFNPGSEGTRVGEYLLRVGDIVVQTKNDYQNEVFNGTLGLVIREGNGKVQIDFEGNVVEMSGAEVYHLHLGYALTVHRSQGSEWDTVVSVLHDTHYNMLSRELAYTAVTRAKNVFVAVGTENAWSIASTRRREVRYSGLQDRIQKILG, encoded by the coding sequence ATGGTGGACATCGGGGATCAACTGCAGGTCACAGGCAAAGCATTGAAAGTCAGATTTCGCGCGGACACGGGTTTTACCATCCTCAGTGCCAACATCAAGACCGAGGCTGGGCAGGACAACGATGCCACGCTGGTGGGCCTGATGCCTCCCATCGATCCCGGAGATCCATTTGAAGCAGAATTGATCGTGCAGGAGCATCCTGAGTACGGTTACCAGTACCGGGTGGTCAACCTGTACCTGAAAGACGACACCGCAGACATGACCGAGGAGGGCATGGCCGCTTACCTGGAAGCCAAAGTTTCGGGGGTGGGTCCCAAACTGTCCAAACGCATTGTGGATTTTTTTGGTCAGCAGACCTTCGAGGTGATTGAACTCGAGCCCGAGAAGCTGCTTCAGGTTCCTGGAGTCACCCGTTCCACCATCCAGAAAGTGCAGGCCTCCTGGGATGAGCGGCACGGGGAACGCAAACTCATCACAGGTCTGCAGTCTCTGGGCCTCAGTGTCTCACAGGCCCAGCGGGCCATGAAGCAGTTTGGCAGCATGGCTTTAGAGGTCCTGAAAAACGACATCTACGCCATGACCGAAGTGGAAGGGGTGGGCTTTCAGACCGCTGACCGTCTGGCCCTGGAAAAAGGCATGCAGCCCACCGACCCGAGACGCCTGATGGCCGCAGCCGTGTATGCCATGCAGCAGGCCATGCAGCAGGCTGGACACACTTACCTGCCCAGAAACCGTGCCCTGCGTGGCCTCAAGTATTACACCGGCATCAGCGAAAAACTGGCGGAGACCTCTCTGGAAGATGCCCTGGACGCTGCCCGCATCCTGCAGGAAGGCGAGCGGGTTTACCTCCCCTTCGCCCTGAAGAACGAAAAAGCCCTGGCCAGCACCATTGCAGAATTGCTTTCTGAGCCCCCGGAAGCCCCCTGGAGGGTGCCCAAAAAGGCAGTGAAAGACCTCAGCGATGAACAGGCAAAGGCACTGGAATTGCTGGCAGACCACCGTCTGGTGGTGCTCTCTGGTGGTCCAGGCACCGGGAAAAGCTACACCACCCGCAAAGTGGTGGAACTGGCCGAAAACCTGGGTCTGGAGGTGGGATTGTGCGCACCCACGGGCAAAGCCGCCCGCCGCCTGATGGAGATGACCCTGCACCCTGCCAGCACCATTCACAGGCTCCTGAGTTATGGTCCAGAAGGCTTCCGTTTTGGTGAGCTGGAACCCCTGCCGTATGACCTGATCATCGTGGATGAAATCTCCATGTGCGGAGATGCCCTGATGCTGGCTTTGCTGACTGCAGTGGCTCCGGGTGCCCGCATTCTGCTGGTGGGAGATGCAGACCAGCTTCCTCCTGTGGATTATGGGATGCCCCTCTCCACCCTCACGCAGGTGGCCCCCACGGTGTGGCTCACCCAGATTTACCGCCAGGCCCAGGACAGTCCCATCATCCAGGCGGCCCACCAGATCAAGAGCGGCAACCTCCCGGATTTTGCCCACCGGGAATTTCGCCACATCCCTGTGGAAAGCGACACCGGAGCCAGAAGGGTGGCCCTGCTGGTGGATTCTCTGGGCGGTCCCAGAAAAGTGCAGGTGCTCACCCCCATGAAGAAAGGTCCGCTGGGGGTGGTGGCCCTCAATCAGGCCCTGCAAGCCATGTTCAATCCTGGCTCTGAAGGCACACGGGTTGGAGAGTACCTGCTGCGGGTCGGGGACATCGTGGTGCAAACCAAAAACGACTACCAGAACGAGGTGTTCAACGGCACCCTCGGTCTGGTGATCCGGGAAGGCAACGGCAAGGTGCAGATCGACTTTGAAGGCAACGTGGTGGAAATGTCCGGTGCAGAGGTGTACCACCTGCATCTGGGTTATGCCCTGACCGTACACCGTTCCCAGGGCAGCGAGTGGGACACCGTGGTCAGCGTGCTGCACGACACCCACTACAACATGCTCTCCCGCGAACTGGCCTACACTGCCGTCACCCGGGCCAAGAATGTCTTTGTGGCCGTGGGCACCGAGAATGCCTGGTCCATCGCCTCCACCCGCAGGCGTGAAGTCAGGTATTCAGGGTTGCAGGACCGCATTCAAAAAATTCTCGGGTGA
- a CDS encoding tellurite resistance TerB family protein, whose translation MTPHLAFAVSMIYMMAADGEFQNEEVGHLLSVLGGESENGVISVGYNNRQLLDKAFKYAQKNSVQDFVQQAAPILTDAQKICILTNLADSLLSDGKIHPAEQRMFDYMLAGFSVSEQIFRPYFQVLAIKNDRSVFTNQSHPYNSPGHSVDLTKMN comes from the coding sequence ATGACCCCCCACCTGGCCTTTGCAGTGTCCATGATTTACATGATGGCCGCAGATGGCGAATTCCAGAACGAAGAGGTCGGGCACCTGCTCTCCGTGCTGGGCGGCGAATCCGAAAATGGTGTGATCAGCGTGGGCTACAACAACCGGCAACTGCTGGACAAAGCTTTCAAATACGCTCAGAAAAACAGCGTGCAGGACTTTGTGCAACAGGCCGCACCCATCCTGACGGATGCCCAGAAAATCTGCATCCTCACCAACCTGGCAGATTCCCTGCTCTCAGACGGCAAAATTCACCCTGCAGAACAGCGCATGTTCGATTACATGCTGGCTGGTTTCAGCGTCAGTGAGCAGATCTTCCGGCCCTACTTTCAGGTGCTGGCCATCAAGAACGACCGCAGCGTCTTCACCAACCAGAGCCATCCCTACAACAGCCCTGGTCACAGTGTGGATCTCACCAAGATGAACTGA
- a CDS encoding aminopeptidase, producing the protein MFEQHIENFADILVQVGLGLQKGQMVSISSHVGLEDITRLVVQKAYQAGAKLVEVEYRDPELQRIRLEHADPETLDAVSEWFFKARLEFLERGGSLLNLSMNRPDILKGQDQEKLTRTTRATYPFIKPIQQRMMSDKVAWSLSVIPDQEWASKVFPELSAEDALTALWDTILKIVRADQDNPVEVWKQHVKSLHDRKAWLNQQNFQALRFKNAHTDLIVGLAKGHIWAGGSGLAHDGFETEFVANIPTEEVFTLPDRTRIDGTVRSTYPLSVRGTVIDHFTLTFKDGRVTHMEASNNEEVLQALLSMDEGAMSLGEVALVPHSSPISQFGRPLYHGLFDENAASHVALGAGYRFCLEGGSEMSDEQFQKAGGNVSQVHMDFMIGSKDMQVMGIKADGQEVPVMQNGEWAF; encoded by the coding sequence ATGTTTGAACAGCACATCGAGAACTTCGCAGACATTCTGGTGCAAGTTGGTCTGGGCCTGCAAAAAGGCCAGATGGTTTCCATTTCCAGCCATGTGGGCCTGGAAGACATCACCCGTCTGGTGGTCCAGAAAGCCTACCAGGCCGGGGCAAAACTGGTTGAGGTGGAGTACCGGGATCCCGAATTGCAGCGCATCCGTCTGGAGCATGCAGACCCGGAAACCCTGGATGCCGTCTCGGAGTGGTTTTTTAAGGCAAGACTGGAGTTTCTGGAACGTGGAGGTTCTTTGCTGAACCTTTCCATGAATCGCCCGGACATCTTAAAAGGGCAGGACCAGGAGAAGCTGACCCGCACCACCCGCGCCACCTATCCTTTCATCAAGCCCATCCAGCAGCGCATGATGTCTGACAAAGTTGCATGGTCCCTCAGTGTGATTCCCGATCAGGAGTGGGCCAGCAAGGTCTTCCCTGAGCTCTCTGCAGAGGATGCCCTGACTGCTCTGTGGGACACCATTTTGAAGATTGTGCGTGCAGATCAGGACAACCCTGTAGAGGTCTGGAAGCAGCATGTGAAGTCTCTGCATGACCGCAAAGCCTGGCTGAACCAGCAGAACTTTCAGGCCCTGCGCTTCAAGAATGCCCACACCGACCTGATTGTGGGCCTGGCAAAGGGGCACATCTGGGCGGGCGGCTCGGGTCTGGCCCACGATGGTTTTGAAACAGAATTTGTGGCCAACATCCCCACCGAGGAGGTGTTCACCCTGCCGGACCGCACCCGCATTGATGGAACAGTGCGCAGCACTTATCCTCTGAGTGTGCGTGGGACAGTGATTGACCATTTCACCCTGACTTTCAAAGATGGAAGGGTCACCCACATGGAGGCCAGCAACAACGAGGAAGTGCTGCAGGCCCTCCTCAGCATGGATGAGGGGGCCATGTCCCTTGGTGAAGTGGCCCTGGTGCCCCATTCTTCCCCGATCTCGCAGTTTGGTCGGCCCCTGTACCACGGTCTGTTTGATGAAAACGCAGCCAGCCATGTGGCCCTGGGTGCCGGGTACCGTTTCTGCCTGGAAGGTGGCAGTGAGATGTCCGATGAGCAGTTCCAGAAGGCTGGAGGGAACGTCAGTCAGGTGCACATGGATTTCATGATCGGTTCAAAAGACATGCAGGTCATGGGCATCAAAGCAGATGGTCAGGAAGTTCCTGTGATGCAAAACGGGGAATGGGCTTTTTAA
- a CDS encoding BON domain-containing protein, with amino-acid sequence MWPFGKSTADRVKEAFEQQELLKNLDLKVEERGGTVTVSGEVPNPRYPTLIKVVAEGIKGVSQVDVSQVHSTQVATSTDTRASQHVPSQNTSQQGDGGLDDLQQVIQTSQIAKAVLRNLEANAELKDDPIDVLQTGRSVILRGAVDSQHEYNLAEKIAQETDGVASVDASGLKIVEQAKQQYRDAQASSKQSKPAQGHVNQPDEWYTVQSGDTLSEIAQRFYGDASRDSYMKIARANGISDPDLIRAGQKLQIPR; translated from the coding sequence ATGTGGCCATTTGGAAAAAGCACCGCCGATCGGGTCAAAGAAGCATTTGAACAACAGGAATTGCTCAAAAATCTGGACCTCAAAGTGGAGGAACGGGGAGGCACAGTCACCGTGTCAGGTGAAGTTCCCAACCCCCGTTACCCCACCCTGATCAAAGTGGTGGCAGAGGGCATCAAAGGGGTCAGTCAGGTGGATGTGTCTCAGGTGCATTCCACCCAGGTTGCGACTTCCACCGACACCCGTGCCAGCCAGCACGTTCCCTCACAGAACACTTCCCAGCAGGGAGATGGCGGTCTGGATGATCTGCAACAGGTGATTCAAACCAGCCAGATTGCCAAAGCTGTGCTGCGCAATCTGGAAGCCAATGCAGAACTCAAAGACGATCCCATCGATGTGCTGCAGACAGGTCGCAGTGTGATCCTGCGTGGCGCTGTGGACAGCCAGCACGAATACAACCTGGCAGAAAAAATTGCCCAGGAAACCGATGGAGTGGCCAGCGTGGACGCTTCAGGTCTGAAGATTGTGGAACAGGCCAAGCAGCAATACCGCGATGCACAGGCCAGCAGCAAACAGAGCAAGCCTGCTCAGGGTCATGTGAACCAGCCCGATGAGTGGTACACCGTGCAATCAGGAGACACCCTCTCAGAAATTGCCCAGCGTTTTTATGGGGATGCCAGCCGGGACAGCTACATGAAAATTGCCCGTGCCAACGGCATCAGCGATCCTGACCTGATCCGGGCAGGGCAAAAACTGCAGATTCCCAGATAA
- the glyA gene encoding serine hydroxymethyltransferase, translated as MTQTTVRDTKIFELIEQERQRQIHGLELIASENFVSAAVREAAGSVLTNKYAEGYPGKRWYGGCEVVDQVEQLAIDRIKELFGAAWANVQPHSGSSANLAVYKALLQEGDTVLGMDLSHGGHLTHGNKANFSGISYSMVAYKVDPNTETIDMEEVRRLALEHKPRMIIAGASAYSRTIDFEAFGKIAEEVGAYLFCDIAHIAGLVAAGLHPNPVPYAHVVTSTTHKTLRGPRGGVIFSRDAELGAKIDRAVFPGYQGGPLEHVIAAKAVSFNEALQPEFKEYAAQIIKNAQALSNEFVKLGYRVVSGGTDNHLFILDLRPQGINGTKATKLLDANHITISKSTLPYDTEKIMHGGGIRLGTPALTTRGLKESDMVTIAVLVDRALKGEDVKADVHAFASKFPLP; from the coding sequence ATGACGCAGACCACCGTAAGAGACACCAAGATCTTTGAACTCATCGAGCAGGAACGCCAGAGACAGATCCACGGACTGGAACTGATCGCCTCCGAAAACTTTGTTTCCGCCGCAGTCAGAGAGGCTGCCGGAAGCGTCCTCACCAACAAATACGCCGAGGGTTACCCCGGCAAGCGCTGGTACGGCGGCTGCGAAGTCGTGGACCAGGTCGAGCAACTCGCCATTGACCGCATCAAGGAACTCTTCGGTGCAGCCTGGGCCAACGTGCAACCCCACTCCGGTTCCAGCGCCAACCTCGCCGTGTACAAGGCTCTGTTGCAGGAAGGGGATACCGTGCTGGGCATGGACCTCTCCCACGGGGGACACCTCACCCACGGCAACAAGGCCAACTTCTCCGGCATCAGTTACAGCATGGTGGCCTACAAGGTGGACCCCAACACCGAAACCATCGACATGGAAGAAGTGCGCCGTCTGGCCCTGGAGCACAAACCCAGAATGATCATTGCGGGTGCCAGTGCCTACTCCCGCACCATCGACTTTGAAGCTTTTGGCAAGATTGCAGAAGAAGTCGGGGCCTACCTGTTCTGCGACATCGCCCACATCGCTGGACTGGTGGCTGCTGGACTGCACCCCAATCCCGTTCCTTACGCCCACGTGGTCACCAGCACCACCCACAAAACCCTGCGTGGCCCCCGTGGTGGCGTGATCTTCAGCCGTGACGCCGAACTCGGAGCCAAGATTGACCGTGCTGTGTTCCCTGGCTACCAGGGTGGCCCTCTGGAGCACGTGATTGCCGCCAAAGCTGTGTCCTTCAATGAGGCCCTGCAGCCCGAATTCAAAGAATACGCTGCCCAGATCATCAAAAACGCCCAGGCCCTCTCCAATGAATTCGTGAAACTGGGCTACCGTGTGGTCAGTGGCGGCACCGACAACCACCTGTTTATTCTGGATTTGCGCCCCCAGGGCATCAACGGCACCAAAGCCACCAAGCTGCTGGATGCCAACCACATCACCATCTCCAAATCCACCCTCCCATACGACACCGAGAAGATCATGCACGGGGGCGGCATCCGTCTGGGCACCCCTGCGCTGACCACCCGTGGCCTGAAAGAATCAGACATGGTGACCATCGCTGTTCTGGTGGACCGTGCCCTCAAGGGTGAAGATGTGAAGGCAGACGTGCATGCGTTTGCGAGCAAGTTCCCCCTGCCTTAA